A region of Haliotis asinina isolate JCU_RB_2024 chromosome 7, JCU_Hal_asi_v2, whole genome shotgun sequence DNA encodes the following proteins:
- the LOC137290464 gene encoding histone H1-delta-like, which produces MSDAEVAAAPAPPTQTKKTPKKKAAAKPKKAASHPKYCDMIKKGITALKERGGSSRQALLKYILANYKVDSNAAKVHLKLALRAGVKNGTLKQSKGTGASGSFRIGDKAEKAKKPRAKKVTKPKAAGAKPKVKKVKKPKAAGVKKASPKKASKKQKAKKPAAAAKPKTTKKTAKPRVKKAKSTPKKAKAAKK; this is translated from the coding sequence ATGTCTGACGCAGAAGTCGCCGCCGCTCCCGCTCCTCCCACCCAAACTAAGAAGACACCAAAGAAGAAGGCAGCAGCAAAGCCAAAGAAGGCAGCAAGTCACCCTAAGTACTGTGACATGATCAAGAAAGGCATCACTGCTCTGAAAGAACGTGGTGGTTCTTCTCGCCAGGCTCTCTTGAAGTACATTTTGGCCAACTACAAAGTTGACTCTAATGCTGCCAAAGTTCACCTGAAGCTGGCTCTCCGTGCTGGTGTCAAGAATGGAACTCTGAAGCAGTCCAAGGGAACCGGTGCCTCCGGATCATTCAGAATCGGAGACAAGGCTGAGAAGGCAAAGAAGCCCAGGGCCAAGAAAGTTACCAAACCCAAGGCTGCCGGAGCTAAGCCCAAGGTCAAGAAAGTGAAGAAACCAAAGGCTGCTGGAGTCAAGAAAGCCTCTCCCAAAAAGGCATCCAAGAAGCAAAAGGCAAAGAAACCAGCCGCTGCAGCGAAGCCCAAGACCACCAAGAAGACAGCCAAGCCAAGGGTAAAGAAAGCAAAGTCTACCCCCAAGAAGGCCAAGGCAGCAAAGAAGTGA